ataataggttccataatatggttagtaactctttacttaagaactatgttagaatattattaaaaggaaaggaaaactaaataaaataaaattgaaacaacaacaacaacaacaatgctCCAAGggcttattttagatttaagctagttattaatttcgtttaatgtggtaccactgtatataataTCTTGTAAGCAATTTAGAATgatcaataaaattataataaatattgtaaaaaaactaaaaaaaaaacttaaaattcataataaaatatttatatacatctaATGATTTGATACATTTGATGAACATTtatctctgtttgacctaatggttgactgttagagaatgccttttgtttgtgcaatagagttgaaataaataaataaatgattgtaaagttattggtgcaataaagaatatttacttatttatttacagagCTAAAAAGGAATTTAAAGAAGGCGTCCTTTGTGCAGCCGATCCTAAGCGACCGTGGCGTACCAATACCAGCAAAGAAAAGTTACTTCGCATCGACAACGAACTCAAGCGCCATCACGAAGTTGGCTCTCAAGCCATAGCACCCATGACTGACGGTGACATGAGGGACCTCGTCAAAGAATGCCAGGAGGAAACCCAAATTTCTGCTAagatctcagccgaaagacttAGAGATACAGTCGATTCGGCAAAGAGAAATCTACCCAATTTTCAATACAGGAAGGTTGATAATAGCACCGCTACTGCCATCTTACCAGAGGCACATGAACCTCCCTCAACTCAAGATATTACTCTgataaaataagttttcttgGATAATTATGTAACATTTGGTATTCGGTCTATAAACTTGTGCATGCATAGattgcttatttattttacacagACCAGTAATGAATCTTCCACTAACTAATGATAAGAATTGGCCATATTGTACATGTTGAAACCAAAAAgatgaattttgaaataaaaatattgacaagTAAGTTTTTCGTTTTCTATGTCTCTCTCTCTTTCATGtaattattcaattcaattcaattatttatttgattcgaatcattttgatccatatagtgttagtaaatacaacaaaacttagaatgaaataaggttagtgacatacaattacaattcacaaaacacacacataaattataaaataaaatacaataacagctagtataaaatctaggcaatctagatgcaCCATTTCTCAACATCTGTTGCGGCCACGTGTAGACTGTTCCAGTGTTTGAGTAATGGTGCATCTATCTTACCTGCCAACGTTTTCAGGATACTATTGTTACTGCCACACAGTCTCCGCATAAGTGACGCCGATCTGTTGCGTATAATCGCAAAAAAGTCGTCCGtgtgcgcctccgcgaacattccGGACGCACTACAGTGACGCGGCAGtcccatcagcatcctgaaaACGTTATTGTACTGTATTCGTAGAGCATTGTACGCTCGCTGCGTATAGCCGCCCCACAGGCTGCAGGTATAAAAAGATTGGCAGAATGCCTTAAACAGTGTCTTTTTCACGTCTTTATTACACCTAGCAAACCTGCGCGCCAGCATATTTCCGCGCACGGCCAACGCTCTACGCTCCCTCTCTATGTCGAGGTCATCCTTGAGGTCCTCGGTAACCCAGTGACCAAGGTATTTGAACGTTTTAGTGACCTTGAGAAGTTCCCCTCCCAAGGTCACAGGGGgtattgttttgtaagattTTCTTCCTGCTTTGAAAACAAGTACCTCGCTCTTTTTCCCATTGTACCTTAGCCCATGTTTTACCGAGTACCTCTCACATATGTCCAGCAACTCTTGAAGTGCACTCATGGATGGGCTCAACAACACCATGTCATCAGCATAACTGATGTTATTTATGGATTTGCCATCTACGGAGCATCCGACATATGCATTGTTGAGCTCATCCATAAGCTGGTTCACATAGAGATTAAACAACCTAGGAGAGGACAGACCGCCCTGCCTAACTCCACACTCCAGTCGATATTCATCCGAGTGAACGCCGGCCCACCTGACAGAGTTAACCTGGTTTCCGTACCAAAATTTCAGGATCTCGACCAACTCCTCGGGCACACTGGTCTCGTTTGACAACTTTTGCCAAAGTATATCATACGAGACCAGATCGAAGGCCTTCGATAAATCTAAGAAGCAGGCGTTCACTGGTGTATCCCTGCAAGTATAGTACTGGACAGTGCTTTTCAGACACATAATAGCCGACTCTGTGGAAAGTCCTGGTCTAAAACCGAATTGTGCGTCATTCAATTTAATATGTTTAGCTAAATGTCTGTCAAGCAAACTGTCCAGCACTTTTGCCACAACGGTCGCCAATGATATTGGTCTATAGTTTTTGACATCCGACACATCACCTGTCTTGTTTTTAATGACTGGTACCACAATTGTCCTCATCATGTCTGATGGTAAATAAGAATGACTGATACATAAGTTAAATAGTATTGTGAGTACTCGTGGCAGGTGTATGCCAGCATTTTGCAAGTGCTCAATGCTGAGCCCATCATGACCCGGCGACTTACCCCTCTTCATACTTTTAATCGCCACCTGTACATCACACTCCGAGAAACGCACAGTCGACATGAGGGGCTCGGCCTTGGGCTGATTTACAGACCTACCTAATGGCGATGTCACTTTAAAATGATCCTTAAATAGGTTGGCAATGTCAATGGGTGAGCACCGACCTTCGACGCTCACAGGAACACTCGGCCTGGGGTTCATACGATTTGTCTCCTTCCAAAATTGTTTAAAGTTTTTACTCGAATGGTGCGAAGCAAGTATATCCATTTTAATTTGCTGTTGGTTGTTTTGGCACCATTTGAGCTTCGCTTTAAACACCTTCCGGGTCTCACACATATACGTGTATATTGGTCCATTGGAAGGTTTACCAAACCGCATCCACTCGAGAAACCCAAGCCTCGCCTCCCTATGTGCATCTCTTACATGCTTATTCCAACCCGTTACATAGAACTTTCTCCTACTACTATCGGCAAAGCCAGCCGCCGATGCATTACTTAATGCTTTAATAATGTCTTTATATAACATATCTATGCAGTGCCGGTGGCTCACCTCACAGCATCGAGAGTCCGTACAATTTAACAGTGCCAACGGACACTGCATGTTGCTCAGCTGCTTGTCACATAATCTCTTATAGTATGCTACTTGGTCGGCATCCCTTTCTCCCCAGCGTATTTTGTTCGTAGCATTACCGGCTATTTCCACTTTTGTTTTAAGAAGCTCGAGATTACACTTGATTACTAGGGGAAAGTGATCCGACCACAATACGTCATGCAATACGCTGATGTCAACAATACTCTGCCAAGCTGACTCAGTTACCACACAATGGTCTAGCCAGCGCTTACAATTTTGATGCGATTCGCTAACAAAAGTGAAAGTGCCTGACGACGCTCCCAAATATTCTATATCCGCACATCGCCAACTTTGCTCAGAGCAAAAGTTCAGGAG
This DNA window, taken from Cydia strobilella chromosome 4, ilCydStro3.1, whole genome shotgun sequence, encodes the following:
- the LOC134741186 gene encoding uncharacterized protein LOC134741186; this encodes MATTLDQTMATDEDKTKLAKLLQGLEVPEVKLTEKCRDIVNLFHEKFDKEVEEEEMRDRVARETETFDENPYKVDKGLLEENERKLRELLAIGNRAKKEFKEGVLCAADPKRPWRTNTSKEKLLRIDNELKRHHEVGSQAIAPMTDGDMRDLVKECQEETQISAKISAERLRDTVDSAKRNLPNFQYRKVDNSTATAILPEAHEPPSTQDITLIK